In the genome of Streptomyces racemochromogenes, one region contains:
- a CDS encoding GNAT family N-acetyltransferase — MSTITLTTWSLEMTSPEDLVPAAIPGPEITITRAEVPSPELSRFLYASVGQDIHWTDRLSLTRAQWVELLERPGVETWVAYDRGTPAGYVELDPQPDGVVEIMYFGLLPDFRGRRIGGHLLTFGTARAWDLASRWPDREPTRRVWVHTCSQDGPTAMDNYRRRGFKVFKTETEPTEETPTPGPWPGA, encoded by the coding sequence ATGAGCACCATCACCCTCACCACCTGGTCCCTGGAGATGACCTCCCCCGAGGACCTCGTCCCGGCGGCGATACCGGGCCCGGAGATCACCATCACCCGCGCGGAAGTCCCGTCCCCGGAGCTGAGCCGCTTCCTGTACGCCTCGGTGGGCCAGGACATCCACTGGACGGACCGGCTGTCGCTGACCCGCGCGCAGTGGGTGGAGCTGCTGGAGCGGCCGGGGGTGGAGACGTGGGTCGCGTACGACCGCGGCACCCCGGCGGGCTACGTCGAGCTGGACCCGCAGCCCGACGGCGTGGTGGAGATCATGTACTTCGGCCTCCTGCCGGACTTCCGGGGCCGCCGCATCGGGGGCCACCTGCTGACGTTCGGCACGGCCCGCGCCTGGGACCTCGCGTCCCGCTGGCCGGACCGCGAGCCGACCCGCCGGGTGTGGGTCCACACGTGCAGCCAGGACGGCCCGACGGCGATGGACAACTACCGGCGCCGCGGCTTCAAGGTCTTCAAGACGGAAACGGAACCCACGGAAGAAACCCCGACCCCGGGCCCCTGGCCGGGCGCGTAG
- a CDS encoding putative leader peptide gives MNGAGIALVSRRHVDLGRMSSAICPAR, from the coding sequence ATGAATGGAGCTGGAATTGCCTTGGTGAGTCGGCGGCACGTCGACCTCGGCCGCATGTCCAGCGCCATCTGTCCGGCGCGCTGA
- a CDS encoding nitrite/sulfite reductase, giving the protein MAATPQTPAAAPAAAARRKTGRHRGEGQWAVGHHTPLNGNEQFKKDDDGLNVRTRIETIYSKTGFDSIDPNDLRGRMRWWGLYTQRKPGIDGGKTAILEPEELDDKYFMLRVRIDGGRLTTEQLRVIGEISEEFARGTADLTDRQNVQYHWIRIEDVPEIWRRLEAVGLSTTEACGDTPRVILGSPVAGIAQDEIIDGTPAIEEIYRRIVGNPDFSNLPRKFKSAVSGSPLLDVAHEINDIAFVGVNHPEHGPGFDVWVGGGLSTNPKLGVRLGTWVSLDEVPDVYEGVISIFRDYGYRRLRTRARLKFLVADWGAAKFRQVLEDEYLKRKLTDGPAPEQPSGQWRDHVGVHQQQDGRFYVGFAPRVGRVDGATLTKIADVAEQHGSGRLRTTAEQKMIVLDIEADRVDSVVAALEALDLRVKPSPFRRGTMACTGIEFCKLAIVETKARGASLIDELERRLPDFAEPLTININGCPNACARIQVADIGLKGQLVLDDDGNQVEGYQVHLGGALGLEAGFGRKVRGLKVTSAGLPDYVERVVKRFEEEREDGERFAAWVGRASDASLS; this is encoded by the coding sequence ATGGCCGCCACCCCTCAAACGCCCGCAGCCGCCCCCGCAGCCGCAGCGCGCCGCAAGACCGGCCGTCACCGCGGCGAGGGCCAGTGGGCCGTCGGGCACCACACGCCCCTCAACGGCAACGAGCAGTTCAAGAAGGACGACGACGGTCTCAACGTGCGGACGCGCATTGAGACGATCTACTCCAAGACGGGCTTCGACTCGATCGACCCCAACGACCTGCGCGGCCGCATGCGCTGGTGGGGCCTCTACACCCAGCGCAAGCCCGGGATCGACGGCGGCAAGACCGCGATCCTGGAGCCGGAGGAGCTGGACGACAAGTACTTCATGCTGCGCGTCCGCATCGACGGCGGCCGGCTGACCACCGAGCAGCTCCGCGTCATCGGCGAGATCTCCGAGGAGTTCGCGCGGGGCACCGCCGACCTCACCGACCGCCAGAACGTGCAGTACCACTGGATCCGGATCGAGGACGTTCCCGAGATCTGGCGCCGTCTGGAGGCCGTCGGCCTGTCGACCACCGAGGCCTGCGGTGACACGCCCCGCGTCATCCTCGGTTCGCCCGTCGCCGGCATCGCCCAGGACGAGATCATCGACGGCACGCCCGCCATCGAGGAGATCTACCGCCGCATCGTCGGCAACCCGGACTTCTCCAACCTGCCGCGCAAGTTCAAGTCGGCGGTCTCCGGCTCGCCGCTGCTCGACGTGGCGCACGAGATCAACGACATCGCCTTCGTCGGCGTGAACCACCCCGAGCACGGTCCCGGCTTCGACGTGTGGGTCGGCGGCGGCCTGTCCACCAACCCCAAGCTGGGCGTGCGCCTGGGCACCTGGGTCTCCCTGGACGAGGTCCCCGACGTCTACGAGGGCGTCATCTCGATCTTCCGCGACTACGGCTACCGGCGCCTGCGCACCCGCGCCCGCCTGAAGTTCCTGGTCGCCGACTGGGGCGCGGCCAAGTTCCGCCAGGTCCTGGAGGACGAGTACCTCAAGCGCAAGCTGACCGACGGCCCCGCGCCCGAGCAGCCCAGCGGCCAGTGGCGCGACCACGTCGGCGTGCACCAGCAGCAGGACGGCAGGTTCTACGTCGGCTTCGCGCCCCGCGTCGGCCGGGTGGACGGCGCCACCCTCACCAAGATCGCGGACGTCGCCGAGCAGCACGGCTCCGGCCGCCTGCGGACCACCGCCGAGCAGAAGATGATCGTCCTCGACATCGAGGCCGACCGGGTCGACTCCGTCGTCGCCGCCCTGGAGGCGCTGGACCTGCGGGTCAAGCCGTCCCCGTTCCGCCGCGGCACGATGGCCTGCACCGGCATCGAGTTCTGCAAGCTGGCCATCGTCGAGACCAAGGCGCGCGGCGCCTCGCTGATCGACGAGCTGGAGCGCCGCCTGCCGGACTTCGCCGAGCCGCTCACCATCAACATCAACGGCTGCCCGAACGCCTGCGCCCGTATCCAGGTGGCGGACATCGGTCTCAAGGGGCAGCTGGTCCTGGACGACGACGGCAACCAGGTGGAGGGCTACCAGGTCCACCTCGGCGGCGCCCTCGGCCTGGAGGCCGGCTTCGGCCGCAAGGTCCGCGGCCTCAAGGTCACCTCGGCCGGTCTGCCCGACTACGTCGAGCGGGTCGTCAAGCGCTTCGAAGAGGAGCGCGAGGACGGCGAGCGCTTCGCCGCCTGGGTCGGCCGCGCCAGCGACGCGAGCCTCTCATGA
- a CDS encoding phosphoadenylyl-sulfate reductase gives MTTTQDASPRELAEQAGRDLEDASALDILRWAVDTFGKKFCVTSSMEDAVVAHLASRVAPGVDVVFLDTGYHFEETIGTRDAVEAVMDVNVITLTPRQSVAEQDARYGPRLHDRDPDLCCALRKVKPLEEGLTAYDAWATGLRRDESPTRAGTPVVGWDEKRGKIKVSPIARWTQDDVDAYVAEHGVLTNPLLTDGYASVGCAPCTRRVAEGEDARAGRWAGRGKTECGLHG, from the coding sequence ATGACCACCACTCAAGACGCGAGTCCCAGAGAACTGGCCGAGCAGGCGGGCCGCGACCTCGAGGACGCCTCCGCGCTGGACATCCTGCGCTGGGCGGTCGACACCTTCGGGAAGAAGTTCTGCGTGACCTCCTCCATGGAGGACGCCGTCGTCGCCCACCTGGCTTCGCGGGTCGCTCCGGGTGTGGACGTGGTCTTCCTCGACACCGGGTACCACTTCGAGGAGACGATCGGCACCCGGGACGCGGTGGAGGCGGTGATGGACGTCAACGTCATCACGCTGACCCCGCGCCAGTCGGTCGCCGAGCAGGACGCCCGGTACGGGCCGAGGCTCCACGACCGCGACCCGGACCTGTGCTGCGCGCTGCGCAAGGTCAAGCCCCTCGAAGAGGGCCTGACCGCGTACGACGCGTGGGCGACGGGCCTGCGCCGCGACGAGTCCCCCACCCGGGCGGGCACCCCGGTCGTCGGCTGGGACGAGAAGCGGGGCAAGATCAAGGTCTCCCCCATCGCCCGCTGGACGCAGGACGACGTGGACGCGTACGTCGCCGAGCACGGGGTCCTCACCAACCCGCTGCTGACGGACGGCTACGCCTCCGTCGGCTGCGCCCCCTGCACCCGCCGGGTCGCGGAGGGCGAGGACGCGCGGGCCGGACGCTGGGCCGGACGCGGCAAGACCGAGTGCGGACTGCACGGCTGA
- the cysC gene encoding adenylyl-sulfate kinase, whose protein sequence is MSVTGQGATVWLTGLPSAGKTTIAYALAERLRAEGHRVEVLDGDEIREFLSAGLGFSREDRHTNVQRIGFVAELLASNGVKALVPVIAPFADSREAVAKRHAAASTNYLEVHVATPVEVCSERDVKGLYAKQAAGEISGLTGVDDPYEAPQNPDLRIESHTQTVQESASALHALLTERGLA, encoded by the coding sequence ATGAGCGTGACCGGCCAGGGAGCCACGGTGTGGCTGACCGGTCTGCCCAGCGCGGGCAAGACCACCATCGCGTACGCGCTGGCCGAGCGGCTGCGCGCCGAGGGCCACCGGGTGGAGGTGCTCGACGGGGACGAGATCCGCGAGTTCCTCTCCGCGGGCCTGGGCTTCAGCCGCGAGGACCGGCACACCAACGTGCAGCGGATCGGCTTCGTCGCCGAACTCCTCGCCAGCAACGGCGTGAAGGCCCTCGTCCCCGTGATCGCGCCGTTCGCCGACAGCCGCGAGGCCGTCGCGAAGCGGCACGCCGCCGCTTCGACGAACTACCTCGAAGTGCACGTGGCCACCCCCGTCGAGGTGTGCTCCGAGCGCGACGTGAAGGGCCTGTACGCCAAGCAGGCGGCGGGCGAGATCTCCGGTCTGACCGGCGTCGACGACCCCTACGAGGCACCGCAGAACCCGGACCTCCGCATCGAGTCGCACACGCAGACCGTGCAGGAGTCGGCCTCCGCCCTGCACGCACTGCTCACCGAGAGGGGTCTGGCATGA
- the cysD gene encoding sulfate adenylyltransferase subunit CysD codes for MTTAAHPHTESGSDAPYALSHLDALESEAVHIFREVAGEFEKPVILFSGGKDSIVMLHLALKAFAPAPVPFALLHVDTGHNFPEVLAYRDRAVEKHGLRLHVASVQEYIDAGKLRERPDGVRNPLQTVPLTEAIQQLRFDAVFGGGRRDEEKARAKERVFSLRDEFSQWDPRRQRPELWQLYNGRHAPGEHVRVFPLSNWTELDVWQYIAREDIELPEIYFAHERDVFQRNGMWLTAGEWGGPKESEPVQKRLVRYRTVGDMSCTGAVDSDAADLDAVIAEIAVSRLTERGATRADDKLSEAAMEDRKREGYF; via the coding sequence ATGACCACCGCCGCGCACCCGCACACCGAGTCCGGCTCCGACGCGCCCTACGCGCTGTCGCACCTCGACGCCCTCGAGTCCGAGGCGGTGCACATCTTCCGCGAGGTGGCGGGCGAGTTCGAGAAGCCGGTGATCCTGTTCTCCGGCGGCAAGGACTCCATCGTCATGCTGCACCTGGCGCTGAAGGCCTTCGCGCCCGCGCCGGTGCCGTTCGCGCTGCTGCACGTGGACACCGGGCACAACTTCCCCGAGGTCCTCGCCTACCGCGACCGCGCCGTCGAGAAGCACGGCCTGCGCCTGCACGTGGCCTCCGTCCAGGAGTACATCGACGCCGGCAAGCTCCGCGAGCGCCCCGACGGCGTCCGCAACCCGCTGCAGACCGTCCCGCTCACCGAGGCCATCCAGCAGCTCAGGTTCGACGCCGTCTTCGGCGGCGGCCGCCGCGACGAGGAGAAGGCCCGCGCCAAGGAGCGCGTGTTCTCCCTGCGCGACGAGTTCTCCCAGTGGGACCCCCGCCGCCAGCGCCCCGAACTGTGGCAGCTCTACAACGGCCGCCACGCCCCCGGCGAGCACGTCCGCGTCTTCCCCCTCTCCAACTGGACCGAGCTCGACGTCTGGCAGTACATCGCCCGCGAGGACATCGAACTCCCCGAGATCTACTTCGCGCACGAGCGTGACGTCTTCCAGCGCAACGGCATGTGGCTGACCGCCGGCGAATGGGGCGGCCCCAAGGAGTCCGAGCCCGTGCAGAAGCGCCTCGTGCGCTACCGCACCGTCGGTGACATGTCCTGCACCGGCGCCGTCGACTCCGACGCCGCCGACCTCGACGCCGTGATCGCCGAGATCGCCGTGTCCCGGCTCACCGAGCGGGGCGCGACCCGCGCCGACGACAAGCTGTCCGAGGCCGCGATGGAAGACCGCAAGCGCGAAGGGTACTTCTAA